A DNA window from Litorivicinus lipolyticus contains the following coding sequences:
- a CDS encoding NAD(P)/FAD-dependent oxidoreductase, which translates to MGLPTQTRYLIIGAGIHGLSTAYHLAVELKASGKGDGRDILVIDKSGVASGASGIACGVVRNNYFQPAMRELMAHSVDVWEADAQAYHYHAVGYMQISPESMHEDVASIAQQQKDIGYESDFIEGEADCMTYMKGLFDDWQARDITSVLHEKRGGYANNARAMHALAKKATDAGVTILGGVTVRAFEKDASGAVTAVVTDQGNIQADHIVIGAGPWAKQFWDMLELESTTQIKGPDGTIHTDVPMWIYWSLQEGTLGVEPDMLKTNAGAMPPVIHVDSNATLYSDVDGSVITDKMWGIYYKPDFNFGGIQGGAAPFPIQTDPNQVAVDPYGPASPEFIVGDDFAHMWVSALAHCQKRFEGHVPKFKQEPSGGIGAFTPDSFPVFDTFCQNVYFLADSNHGYKMIGVGKLVAEELVHARPSALLEPFRFSRYAAGQLHPTSSSPFPWS; encoded by the coding sequence ATGGGACTGCCCACACAGACGCGCTATTTAATCATCGGCGCCGGCATTCACGGACTCAGCACCGCCTACCATTTGGCAGTCGAGCTTAAAGCCAGCGGGAAAGGCGATGGACGCGATATTTTGGTCATCGACAAGAGCGGCGTCGCATCTGGCGCCTCGGGCATCGCCTGTGGTGTGGTGCGCAACAACTACTTCCAACCGGCCATGCGCGAATTGATGGCCCACAGCGTTGATGTGTGGGAAGCCGATGCCCAGGCTTACCATTACCACGCGGTTGGCTACATGCAGATCAGCCCGGAATCCATGCATGAAGACGTCGCCAGCATCGCTCAACAACAAAAAGACATCGGTTACGAAAGCGACTTTATTGAGGGTGAAGCGGACTGCATGACCTACATGAAGGGGTTGTTTGACGATTGGCAGGCCCGTGACATCACCTCGGTGCTGCACGAAAAACGCGGCGGCTATGCCAACAACGCCCGCGCCATGCACGCCCTCGCCAAAAAAGCCACGGACGCCGGCGTCACCATTTTAGGCGGTGTTACCGTGCGCGCGTTCGAAAAGGACGCCAGTGGCGCCGTCACTGCGGTGGTGACCGACCAAGGCAATATCCAAGCCGACCACATTGTGATCGGCGCCGGTCCCTGGGCCAAACAGTTTTGGGACATGCTGGAGCTGGAATCAACCACCCAGATTAAAGGCCCCGACGGCACCATTCACACCGATGTGCCGATGTGGATTTATTGGTCATTGCAGGAGGGCACCTTGGGTGTCGAGCCGGACATGCTGAAAACCAACGCCGGCGCCATGCCGCCGGTGATCCATGTCGACAGCAACGCGACGCTGTACTCGGATGTCGACGGCAGCGTCATCACCGACAAAATGTGGGGCATTTATTACAAGCCTGACTTTAACTTCGGCGGCATCCAAGGCGGCGCGGCGCCCTTTCCGATTCAGACCGACCCCAACCAGGTCGCGGTTGACCCGTACGGGCCGGCCTCGCCGGAATTCATCGTTGGCGACGATTTCGCCCACATGTGGGTGTCGGCGCTGGCGCACTGCCAAAAACGCTTCGAAGGCCATGTGCCCAAGTTTAAACAAGAGCCGTCGGGCGGCATCGGCGCCTTTACCCCGGACAGCTTTCCGGTGTTCGACACCTTTTGCCAGAACGTCTACTTCCTGGCCGACTCGAACCACGGCTATAAGATGATTGGTGTCGGCAAACTAGTCGCCGAAGAATTGGTTCACGCTCGCCCCAGCGCGCTGCTTGAGCCGTTTCGATTTAGTCGTTATGCGGCCGGTCAGCTACACCCGACGTCCAGCAGCCCCTTCCCCTGGAGCTAA
- a CDS encoding sarcosine oxidase subunit beta family protein, which yields MKYSALKVIKEALTGHKGWRPAWRSPQPKAHYDFVIIGGGGHGLATAYYLAKEFGQANIAVLEKGWIGGGNVGRNTTIVRSNYMLDGNEPFYEFSMKLWENLEQDLNYNAMVSQRGVLNLYHSDAQRDAFRRRGNAMRLHGVDAELLGREQVEAMAPFLNFDNSRFPIKGGLLQPRGGTVRHDAVAWGYARAADQRGVDIIQNCEVTGFRIEQDRVVGVETSRGFIGAGKVGCAVAGNSSRVMQKAGIRLPIESHVLQAFVSEGLKPTIPGVITFGAGHFYVSQSDKGGLVFGGDIDGYNSYAQRGNLPVVEDVCEGGMALMPMIGRARLLRMWGGVMDMSMDGSPFIDRTSLNGLYFNGGWCYGGFKATPASGWCFAHLLATDTPHPTATAYRLDRFQRGAMIDEKGQGAQPNLH from the coding sequence ATGAAGTATTCCGCCTTAAAGGTGATCAAAGAGGCGCTAACGGGCCACAAAGGTTGGCGCCCAGCGTGGCGCTCCCCACAGCCCAAAGCGCATTACGACTTTGTCATCATTGGCGGCGGTGGGCATGGGCTGGCGACGGCCTATTACCTGGCCAAAGAGTTTGGCCAGGCCAACATTGCGGTGCTGGAAAAAGGCTGGATTGGCGGTGGTAACGTCGGCCGCAACACGACCATTGTGCGCTCCAACTATATGCTGGACGGTAACGAACCCTTTTACGAATTCTCCATGAAGTTGTGGGAAAACTTGGAACAGGATTTGAACTACAACGCCATGGTCTCCCAGCGCGGCGTACTCAATCTGTATCACTCGGACGCCCAGCGCGATGCTTTTCGCCGGCGCGGCAATGCCATGCGCCTGCATGGCGTGGATGCGGAGCTGCTGGGTCGCGAACAGGTCGAGGCGATGGCGCCATTTTTGAACTTTGACAACAGCCGATTCCCGATCAAGGGCGGTTTGCTGCAGCCGCGCGGTGGCACCGTGCGCCATGACGCCGTGGCCTGGGGGTATGCGCGCGCAGCGGACCAGCGCGGCGTCGACATTATCCAAAACTGTGAGGTCACCGGGTTTCGTATCGAGCAGGACAGGGTCGTCGGTGTCGAAACCAGTCGCGGTTTTATTGGCGCCGGCAAAGTCGGCTGCGCCGTGGCCGGGAATTCGTCGCGCGTCATGCAAAAAGCGGGCATTCGGTTGCCGATTGAAAGCCACGTGCTCCAAGCCTTCGTCAGCGAAGGCTTAAAACCGACCATCCCGGGCGTGATTACCTTTGGCGCCGGGCACTTTTACGTCAGCCAGTCCGACAAGGGCGGTTTGGTGTTTGGCGGCGATATTGACGGCTACAACAGCTACGCCCAGCGCGGCAATTTACCCGTGGTCGAGGACGTCTGCGAGGGCGGGATGGCGCTGATGCCGATGATTGGCCGGGCGCGGTTGCTGCGCATGTGGGGCGGGGTCATGGATATGTCCATGGACGGCTCGCCCTTTATTGACCGAACCTCGTTGAACGGCCTGTATTTTAACGGCGGCTGGTGCTACGGCGGCTTCAAAGCGACTCCGGCCTCGGGTTGGTGTTTTGCGCACTTGTTGGCGACCGATACGCCGCACCCGACCGCCACCGCATACCGCCTGGATCGATTCCAGCGCGGTGCCATGATTGACGAGAAAGGTCAGGGCGCTCAGCCCAACCTGCACTGA